The genomic DNA GCAGCTGTGCCGGATCGCCCTTCTCGTAGACCTCGGAGTAGTCCATGAGCCGGATCGGCACGGGCCTGCGGGCAGGGAGTTCGCGTTCGGTGGTGGTGAGGAATCCTCGCGGATCAGCCATGTGCGGCCTCCAGAATCGTCTGCCAGGAGTTCTCGGAATCGGCGGTTTCGCCGCTGTTCTCGAGTTCTTCCTGGATGTCTTTGATGCGCGCATAGGCGACGGGAATGATCTTGGTGAAACGGGACAGGATGTCCTGGCCGCGGTCGAGCCCGGCCAGCAGTTCGCCGGCCAGCGGAGAACCGGTCGCCGCGACATGGTCGCTGAGCAGTCTCTGCAGGATCGGCACATCGGAGTCTCCGATGCCGCCGAATCTGAAGACGCCAGCGGCTCGTTCCTTCGGGTTGAGTCGACTGGGGTTGAAGTCGAGGACGAAGGCCGTTCCTCCGGACATTCCGGCCGCGAAGTTGCGTCCGGTGGGTCCGAGGATGACCGCCACTCCCCCGGTCATGTATTCGAGTCCGTGGTCTCCGATGCCTTCGACGACGGCTTCGACGCCTGAGTTGCGCACGAGGAATCTCTCGCCGACCGTTCCGGACAGGAATATCGACCCGGACGTCGCTCCGTAGCCGATGACGTTGCCGGCGATGACGTTGTGTTCCGGTCGGGTGGAGTTCTCCGGGCGAGGCGCGACGCTGATCGTGCCGCCCGACAGTCCCTTCCCGACGTAGTCATTGGCGTCGCCGCGCAGATCGATGCTCACACCGCGCGGCATGAAGGCGCCCAGGGACTGGCCGGCTGTGCCGTTCAGGGTTACGCGCACGGTTCCCGAGGGCAGCCCGTCCGCGCCGTGGGCCTGAGTCACTCGGTGGCCCAACAGGGTGCCGACCGACCGGTCCGTATTCTCCACCTCGGCGTTCAGGTGCACCGGGGAGCCGGTTGCGACAGCCGCTCCTGCCTGCTCCAGCAGTCGAACGTCGAGTTCGCCCGCGAAGTCACGTGGAGGGCGCGTCTGGCTCACCCTCGCCGAGGCGGGAGCGCCGTCGAGATCGGTCGGAACCGTCAGGATCGGGGTCAGGTCGAGATCCAGTCCCGAGGCGGCCGCCCGATCTGCGTCGATGCGCAGACGTTCGACGGCTCCGATCGCCTCGTCGAGGCTGCGCAGTCCCAGCTGTGCGAGGTAGCCGCGGACCTCCTCGGCGATGAAGGTGAAGAAGTTCACGACATGGTCGGCCTGACCGTGGAACCGTTCGCGCAGCTTCGGGTTCTGCGTGGCCACGCCGACCGGGCAGGTGTCCTGGTGGCAGACCCGCATCATGATGCATCCGGAGACGACGAGCGCGGTGGTGGCGAAGCCGAACTCCTCGGCCCCGAGCAGGGCGGCGATGATGACGTCGCGACCGGTCTTCAGCTGCCCGTCGACCTGGACGCTGATCCGTTCGCGCAGACCGTTGAGCACAAGGGTCTGCTGGGCTTCGGCCAGTCCGAGCTCCCACGGGGTTCCGGCGTGTTTGAGCGAATTGAGCGGGCTGGCGCCCGTGCCCCCGTCATGGCCGGAGATGAGCACGACATCGGCTCCGGCCTTCGCCACTCCGGCGGCCACCGTGCCTACTCCGATTCCGGAGACGAGTTTGACGTGGACGCGGGCGGCCGCATTGGCCCGACCGAGGTCGTGGATGAGCTGAGCGAGGTCTTCGATGGAATAGATGTCGTGGTGCGGCGGCGGCGAGATGAGGCCGACTCCGGGAGTGGCGTGGCGGGTCTTCGCGATCCACGGGTACACCTTCTCCCCCGGCAGCTGACCGCCTTCACCGGGTTTGGCACCTTGGGCCATCTTGATCTGCAGGTCGTCGGCGGCAGTAAGGTAGTGGCTGGTGACGCCGAACCGACCGGAGGCGATCTGCTTGATCGCCGACCGACGTTCCGGGTCGAGCAGACGTTCGGTGTCCTCGCCGCCTTCTCCCGTATTCGACTTTCCGCCGATCCGGTTCATCGCGATCGCCAGCGTCTCGTGCGCTTCGGCCGACAGCGAGCCGTAGCTCATGGCTCCGGTGGAGAACCGGCGCATGATGGCTTCGGCGGGTTCGACCTCGGAGATGTCGATCGGCCCCGATTCGGTCGGGACCAGGTCGAAGAGCCCGCGCAGAGTCATCAGCTCGGCGGACTGTTCGTCGACGGCACGCGTGTACTGCCGGAAGATGTCGAAGCGACCGGTGGCCGTCGAGTGCTGCAGCTTGAAGATCGTCTCCGGGTTGAACAGGTGCCCCGGGCCTTCCCTCCGCCACTGGAATTCGCCGCCGACGAGCAGATTCCGGTGCGCCGGACGCGGATGGTCCTCACGATAGGCATCGGCGTGCCGCGCCGTCGTCTCGGCCGCGATGTCGTCCAGCGTCTTGCCGCCGAGCTGATGCGGCGTCGAGGTGAAGTGCTCATCGATGACCGAATCCGCCAGTCCGAGAGCCTCGAAGGTCTGTGCTCCGTGGTAGGACTGGACGGTCGAGATGCCCATCTTCGACATGATCTTCAGCAGTCCCTTATTCAGCGCCGTGAGCACATTGGCCACGGCCGCCTCGGCGCTGATGCCTCGGATCCGTTCGGACCTGACAAGATCCTCGGCCGATTCCATGAGCAGGTACGGGTTGACCGCCGAGGCGCCGAAGGACACGAGCGTGGCCGCATGGTGGACCTCGCGGACGTCTCCGGCCTCGACGATGATGCTCACCTGCGTGCGGCTGCGCTCGCGGACGAGGTGGTGGTGCAGGGCGGAGGTGAGAAGCAGCGACGGGATCGGCGCGTATTCCGAGTTCGACTCCCGGTCCGTAAGGATGAGGAACACTGCGCCCTCGGCGATCGCGGCACTCGCCTCCGCACACAGGTCGGCGAGGCGAGAAGCCATCGCGTCCTCACCGGCGCCGACCGGGTACAGACCCGACAGCGTCACCGAGGGGCGGGTGATTCCCTCGCCGAGGTGGCTGCCGGACAGGTGCGCGATCGCCGTGAGCTCGTCGTTGTCGATCACCGGCCGCTCGAGCAGGATATGTGCGGAGTCCGGCCCGGTGGAGCACAGCAGGTTGCCTTCGCGGCCGATTCCGGCCGACATGCTCGTGACGATGTCCTCGCGGATGGAGTCCAGCGGCGGGTTCGTCACTTGAGCGAAGTTCTGGTGGAAGTGGTCGAAGAGCAGCCGGGGGCGGGTACTCAGCGCCGCGATCGCGGTGTCGCTGCCCATCGCGCCCAGCGGCTCGGCCCCGGTTTCGGCCATCGGGGCGATGAGTACACGCAGCTCTTCCTCCGTGTATCCGAAGGTCCGCTGTCGTCTCCGAACCGAGGCGCCGGGGTGACTGACGTGGACGCGGGTGGGCAGTTCGGCCAGTCGGGTGGCCGAGGCGTCGACCCATTCCCGGTAGGGATGTTCGGTGGCGAGACTGTTCTTGATTTCCGTGTCGGAGATGATGCGTCCGGCCTCCACATCGACGAGGAACATCCTGCCGGGGGTCAGTCGTCCGCGGGCGGTGACTTCGGCTTCGGGCAGGTCGACGACTCCGGATTCGCTGGCAAGCACGACGGTGTCCTCGGTCATGATGTACCGGGCCGGGCGCAGGCCGTTGCGGTCGAGCACGGCTCCGGCGAGTCGGCCGTCGGTGAAGGCGACGCAGGCCGGCCCGTCCCAGGGCTCCATGAGCAGCGAGTGGTATTCGTAGAAGGCCCGCCGCTCCTCGGACATGGCCGGGTTGTTCTCCCAGGCTTCGGGAATCATCATCAGCATGGCCTGCGGCAGCGACCGGCCGGAGGCGACCATGAGTTCGAGGACCGAGTTGAAAGAGGCGGAGTCCGAGGCTCCGGCAGGAATGATCGGGAAGATCCGCTCGAGTCCCTTGGACGTCCCTGCGACCGGAGATTCAAGGAGGTCGCTGGCCAGGGCGGATTCGCGTGCCTGCATCCAGTTCCGGTTGCCGCGCACCGTGTTGATCTCGCCGTTGTGGGCGATCGTGCCGAACGGCTGTGCCAGCTGCCAGGAGGGAAAGGTGTTCGTGGAGAACCGGGAGTGGACGAGAGCGATCGCCGAGGTGAGGCGTTCGTCACCGAGTTCGGTGAAGAAGCGGTCGAGCTGGGCGGTGGAGAGCATTCCTTTGAACGTCAGCGTCGTCGGCGACAGCGACGGGAAGTAGAGGCCGGCGTTGTCGAGTCGCTTCCGCACGATGAACGACCGGCGAGCGAGATCGTTCTCATCACGGGCGGGATGGTTCTCATCACAGCTGAAGAACACGTAGCGCATGGACGGCATGGTCTCGGCGGCGATCCGACCGAGCACTCCGGGGTCGACAGCCGCGGATTCCACGTGGAGGACCTGCAGTCCTTCTTCCGCGGCGATCCTGGACACGAGTGCGTCCTGGTCGACGCCTGCGGCGTCAACGCTGAAAGAGGGCTGCGTCTCCTTGGTCAGCGGAGCGGTGGCGGCGTTGAGATCGGCGGCGTAGTCCTGCGCGAAGAAGCCGATGCCCATGGCATAGCTGCCCGGCGCAGGAAGAGAGATTCCGGATTCGCCGAGAACCGCGGCGAAATAGTCGTGCGGGATCTGGATGGTCAGTCCGGCACCGTCTCCGGTCCCATCGTCGGAACCGATTCCGCCGCGGTGTTCGAGCCTGCGCAGAGCGTCGAGGGCCTGGGTAATGACCGTGTGGTCGGCTCCGCCCCTGTAACGGGCGATGAGGGCCAGGCCGCAGTTGTCATGTTCGAGCGCCGGATCGTAGAGCCCGATGCGGCCAGGTGGGGCCGTGGTCTTGGGGGTCGACTGAGCGCTGTGGTTCATATGCTGCCTTCTCGGTGTTGAGTGCTTCCCGAAAAGACGGCGCTGTCCTCTGCGGTTTGGACGAGACCGGAAAGGGTGTTCCCGGACCCGGCTGTGAGATGACTCTCACAGCCGGAGTATCAACTTACACCATGTGCAATTAGAGAAAAAGCAGAAAAAGGAACGAAGTGCGAACCTATTTGTCTTGAGTATCGGACGTTCGAGGTTCTACGTCGTGCGCTGCGGGGGCTGATTTCCCGCGCACATCCGGCACGATCGAGATCGCCGAGGTGACCGCCCCGAAGAATCCGAAGCTGTGGCGACCGCTGAGATCGATTCCGGATTCGTCCTCAGGCTCCGAGTCGTCCGGGTCGGCGCCAGTCGTGGTGCTGTCCCCTGTCGCAGACGCCGCATCGTCGACGTCTGCACGGCTCGCAGAAGCATCGGCAGTCAAGTCGGAAGCCGAGGCGGGGGACGCTGTCACGGTCGAGCGCCGTGATGTCGGTGCCCCGCCTCCGTTGTGACCGTGCTGATCGTCCGGATCGGCCACCCGCGCTACCGAAGGCAACGGGGCTCCGGAGGCTCCGGCCGCCTCGGCGATATTGGGTGCATTGATCTCGAAGGTGTGCTTTCCGCGGCGATGGCGGCGCAGCAGGGTCCGAGACCCGTGCATGTAGACACCGGTCTCGTAGGTGCGGTGACGCAGGCGGGAGACGATGAGCCAGCCGAGGCCGATGAGCAGGGCGAGGATGGCCGTCCACACGTTGAACGGCAGTCCGAGGAGCAGGCGCGCGTCCTCGGCGGCGGGGGTGCCGATCCGCAGGGCCTCGAGCAGAATGCGGCCGAGGCCGAACAGGCACAGATACAGGGCGAAGACCTGTCCGTAGCCGAGCCGGAGGCGTTTGGACACGATGATGAGCACAACACAGGCGATGAGGTTCCACGCCGATTCGGTGAGCACCGTGACCAGTTCCAGGCGACCGTCGAACCAGTCGCTGAAGGCTCCGGCGACGTGGCCGAGGATGAGCCCCGGTGCGACCGAGTCGAGCAGCGGTCGGAACCTGATGCCTTGGATGCGGGTGAGCACCCAGACGGAGAGGAAGCCGAGGATGGTGGCGCCCCAGAAGCTGAATCCGCCGTCCCAGATCGCCAGCGCCCGCAGCAAGCTTCCGTCGGGGCCGAAGTAGGTGTCCGGCGCCGAGAGCAGATGTCCAAGGCGTCCGCCTATGACTGCCGCAGGCAGACCGACGACCGTGATGGCCCAGAGGTCTCCCTTATGGCCGCCGCGGGCGCGCCATTGGATGCCTGTCATCCACAGCGCGAGTCCGATGCCGAGGACGGTGAATACGACCCATGCAGGGCTGAAGCTCATGCACACCCTTCTGCGAGCTCGGCGGCGAGTCGACCGACTCCGGCCACTCCGTCAGAGTCCAGCGCCCGAACGAGGGCGGAGCCGACGATGACTCCATCGGCGTATTCGGCGACCTCGGCCGCCTGTTCGCGGTTCGACACGCCGAGGCCGACGCACGCGCGCTCGGCTCCGGCTTCCTTCAGCCGGGCGACGAGATCGCGGGCATGGTTGTCGACTTCGGAGCGGACACCCGTGACGCCCATGGTCGAGGCGGCGTAGACGAACCCGGAGCTGTGCTCGACGATGCGGGCGAGTCGCTCGGGCGTCGACGAGGGCGCGGCGAGGAAGATGCGGTCGAGGTGGTGCTTCTCGGAGGCTGCCAGCCACGGTGCCGCCTCATCGGGGATGAGGTCGG from Brevibacterium sp. JSBI002 includes the following:
- the trpA gene encoding tryptophan synthase subunit alpha, with protein sequence MTHSGPRTGTTLDAVVEAGRKAALIAYLPVGFPTVAGSTEAMVELVRNGVDIIEVGLPYSDPGMDGPVIQRAGEAALDNGVRTSDVFTAVEAIAEAGGTAVVMSYWNLVLQYGVDSFARDLASAGGGGIVTPDLIPDEAAPWLAASEKHHLDRIFLAAPSSTPERLARIVEHSSGFVYAASTMGVTGVRSEVDNHARDLVARLKEAGAERACVGLGVSNREQAAEVAEYADGVIVGSALVRALDSDGVAGVGRLAAELAEGCA
- a CDS encoding prolipoprotein diacylglyceryl transferase, which translates into the protein MSFSPAWVVFTVLGIGLALWMTGIQWRARGGHKGDLWAITVVGLPAAVIGGRLGHLLSAPDTYFGPDGSLLRALAIWDGGFSFWGATILGFLSVWVLTRIQGIRFRPLLDSVAPGLILGHVAGAFSDWFDGRLELVTVLTESAWNLIACVVLIIVSKRLRLGYGQVFALYLCLFGLGRILLEALRIGTPAAEDARLLLGLPFNVWTAILALLIGLGWLIVSRLRHRTYETGVYMHGSRTLLRRHRRGKHTFEINAPNIAEAAGASGAPLPSVARVADPDDQHGHNGGGAPTSRRSTVTASPASASDLTADASASRADVDDAASATGDSTTTGADPDDSEPEDESGIDLSGRHSFGFFGAVTSAISIVPDVRGKSAPAAHDVEPRTSDTQDK
- the gltB gene encoding glutamate synthase large subunit, which encodes MNHSAQSTPKTTAPPGRIGLYDPALEHDNCGLALIARYRGGADHTVITQALDALRRLEHRGGIGSDDGTGDGAGLTIQIPHDYFAAVLGESGISLPAPGSYAMGIGFFAQDYAADLNAATAPLTKETQPSFSVDAAGVDQDALVSRIAAEEGLQVLHVESAAVDPGVLGRIAAETMPSMRYVFFSCDENHPARDENDLARRSFIVRKRLDNAGLYFPSLSPTTLTFKGMLSTAQLDRFFTELGDERLTSAIALVHSRFSTNTFPSWQLAQPFGTIAHNGEINTVRGNRNWMQARESALASDLLESPVAGTSKGLERIFPIIPAGASDSASFNSVLELMVASGRSLPQAMLMMIPEAWENNPAMSEERRAFYEYHSLLMEPWDGPACVAFTDGRLAGAVLDRNGLRPARYIMTEDTVVLASESGVVDLPEAEVTARGRLTPGRMFLVDVEAGRIISDTEIKNSLATEHPYREWVDASATRLAELPTRVHVSHPGASVRRRQRTFGYTEEELRVLIAPMAETGAEPLGAMGSDTAIAALSTRPRLLFDHFHQNFAQVTNPPLDSIREDIVTSMSAGIGREGNLLCSTGPDSAHILLERPVIDNDELTAIAHLSGSHLGEGITRPSVTLSGLYPVGAGEDAMASRLADLCAEASAAIAEGAVFLILTDRESNSEYAPIPSLLLTSALHHHLVRERSRTQVSIIVEAGDVREVHHAATLVSFGASAVNPYLLMESAEDLVRSERIRGISAEAAVANVLTALNKGLLKIMSKMGISTVQSYHGAQTFEALGLADSVIDEHFTSTPHQLGGKTLDDIAAETTARHADAYREDHPRPAHRNLLVGGEFQWRREGPGHLFNPETIFKLQHSTATGRFDIFRQYTRAVDEQSAELMTLRGLFDLVPTESGPIDISEVEPAEAIMRRFSTGAMSYGSLSAEAHETLAIAMNRIGGKSNTGEGGEDTERLLDPERRSAIKQIASGRFGVTSHYLTAADDLQIKMAQGAKPGEGGQLPGEKVYPWIAKTRHATPGVGLISPPPHHDIYSIEDLAQLIHDLGRANAAARVHVKLVSGIGVGTVAAGVAKAGADVVLISGHDGGTGASPLNSLKHAGTPWELGLAEAQQTLVLNGLRERISVQVDGQLKTGRDVIIAALLGAEEFGFATTALVVSGCIMMRVCHQDTCPVGVATQNPKLRERFHGQADHVVNFFTFIAEEVRGYLAQLGLRSLDEAIGAVERLRIDADRAAASGLDLDLTPILTVPTDLDGAPASARVSQTRPPRDFAGELDVRLLEQAGAAVATGSPVHLNAEVENTDRSVGTLLGHRVTQAHGADGLPSGTVRVTLNGTAGQSLGAFMPRGVSIDLRGDANDYVGKGLSGGTISVAPRPENSTRPEHNVIAGNVIGYGATSGSIFLSGTVGERFLVRNSGVEAVVEGIGDHGLEYMTGGVAVILGPTGRNFAAGMSGGTAFVLDFNPSRLNPKERAAGVFRFGGIGDSDVPILQRLLSDHVAATGSPLAGELLAGLDRGQDILSRFTKIIPVAYARIKDIQEELENSGETADSENSWQTILEAAHG